One Chitinophagaceae bacterium C216 genomic window carries:
- a CDS encoding TonB-dependent receptor P26: MQKLLASGCDDFRKTLLVMKLMCIMLLLAVHVSAKNYGQYVINLKAQETTLANLFTQIEKQSPYSFYYSNNLLPLSKKVYISAQNASLNAILSKVFDGTGITWNIINDHRVVLSLNADYVSNPFKLIKGVVRDQNGQPLSRVSVTVRGEQVGTITDESGQFSINANVGDTLIFSRVGYVEQTVVVDAQDELEIILIAADQRLDEVVVIGYGSVRKRDLTGAVSSVKADDIVRSPAHNAMEAIQGQVPGLDITRNSGSATSGVTMNIRGKRSLSTARDEYGNLIANNPLVIIDGIQGGSVSDIPPQEIESIEVMKDASSTAIYGSQGANGVIIITTKRGKAGKTKISYNGYTGLNGWAQYPKMRMGEDYIQLRREAAKTAGQWSSPEDDQTLFTPSEWAAIQNNQWVDWVKEVLHTGTVQNHQITVSGGTNKTTGLLSAGYYREKGSLKDDILNKYNVRTTVDHSFSNVFKTGVSLNLTHYNGFTRADNVLWRAATNEPLGQVYDENGQVVLWPLGTSGKVSPLADEADEYVAKHQRLTTNIWTNGYAEIKPLPGLSFRSNFGANLNFRRNMDFESQNSINRAGLYNDALASIAATEKSFITWDNIVNYSKSINDHAFTLTALTSWTQSKFRSSYSEGSGQLIPSQLWHNLSANAKSSYVIRSGYVQSQTFSYAARLNYSYLGKYLLTLSNRWDGASRLAEGHKWAAFPSAAFAWRIIDEGWFSASKNLNELKLRISWGMTGNSGISEYGTQSYLNALSNSAFQDRGYTYYVYSEFLGNVDLGWEKSASTNIGLDFGFFDNRLYGSLDFYNTKTTDILLPRTLPTSLGSGNNTPFKIYQNIGATNNRGLELSLNSVNIKNKNFTWTTNLTFAMNKEKIVNLIDGRDIIGAVTRETESLLIGRPLNSFYTFKRLGIWQLDEAEEAAKYFKDAAKTQPFKPGDIKLADLNGDYIIDEVNDVQYIGTTSPKWTGGLNNTFKYKNFDLTVYIISRWGHMMAYDFTASYDPQGRGNHPAYLNYWTPENPSNDFPRPDLTNFYNYRGYQALNYVDASYVKLKTVSLGYSFPRALLNKWGMSDLRVYASANNLYTIARSHLVKDYDPERGGSAKSPLQRQFVFGLNFSF, encoded by the coding sequence ATGCAAAAATTACTTGCTTCGGGATGTGATGACTTCCGAAAAACGTTGCTTGTTATGAAATTGATGTGCATTATGCTGCTTTTGGCGGTACATGTATCTGCCAAAAATTATGGACAGTATGTAATAAATCTAAAGGCACAGGAGACGACTTTAGCCAATCTGTTCACTCAGATTGAGAAACAATCGCCTTATTCGTTTTATTACAGCAATAATCTGCTCCCTTTATCCAAGAAAGTATACATCTCTGCTCAGAACGCCTCGTTGAATGCTATTTTGAGCAAAGTATTTGATGGCACCGGTATAACCTGGAATATTATTAATGACCATCGGGTGGTACTTTCCTTAAATGCCGATTATGTTAGTAATCCCTTCAAGCTGATCAAAGGCGTGGTGCGTGATCAGAACGGACAGCCGCTATCCCGTGTATCGGTGACTGTGCGTGGAGAGCAGGTAGGAACTATAACGGATGAGTCCGGACAGTTTTCCATTAACGCCAATGTAGGCGATACGCTCATCTTTTCACGTGTGGGATATGTTGAGCAAACGGTTGTAGTGGACGCACAAGACGAGCTTGAAATTATATTAATTGCTGCAGATCAGCGATTGGATGAAGTAGTAGTAATTGGATATGGTAGTGTGCGTAAAAGAGATCTTACAGGAGCCGTATCGTCGGTAAAAGCAGACGACATTGTTCGCTCTCCTGCACATAATGCTATGGAAGCTATACAGGGACAGGTGCCAGGGTTGGATATTACCCGTAACTCTGGTAGTGCTACATCCGGTGTAACTATGAACATCAGAGGAAAAAGATCTTTATCTACGGCAAGAGATGAGTATGGTAATTTAATTGCTAATAATCCTTTGGTAATTATTGACGGTATTCAGGGGGGTAGCGTATCGGATATTCCACCTCAAGAAATTGAATCTATTGAAGTAATGAAGGATGCTTCTTCCACAGCTATATACGGTTCGCAGGGGGCAAATGGCGTAATTATCATTACTACCAAAAGAGGAAAAGCCGGAAAAACAAAAATTTCTTATAACGGATACACGGGTTTGAACGGATGGGCTCAATATCCCAAAATGCGAATGGGCGAGGACTATATTCAGTTGAGAAGAGAAGCAGCCAAAACTGCAGGACAATGGTCTTCACCCGAGGATGATCAAACGCTGTTTACACCCAGCGAATGGGCGGCGATTCAGAATAATCAATGGGTGGATTGGGTAAAAGAAGTGCTACATACTGGCACTGTACAAAATCATCAAATTACAGTATCGGGTGGAACTAATAAAACCACAGGTCTTTTATCTGCCGGTTATTACAGAGAAAAAGGTTCTTTAAAGGATGATATTCTTAACAAGTATAATGTAAGAACTACAGTGGATCATAGCTTTTCGAATGTTTTCAAGACCGGAGTCTCCTTAAATCTTACACATTATAATGGTTTCACAAGAGCGGATAACGTGTTGTGGCGTGCGGCTACCAATGAGCCTTTAGGCCAAGTATACGATGAGAACGGTCAAGTGGTGCTTTGGCCTCTGGGTACATCAGGAAAGGTAAGTCCATTAGCTGATGAGGCAGATGAATATGTTGCTAAGCATCAGCGGTTGACTACAAACATTTGGACCAACGGCTATGCCGAAATTAAACCGCTTCCTGGCTTGTCTTTCAGATCCAATTTCGGCGCCAATCTTAATTTCAGAAGAAATATGGATTTTGAAAGCCAAAATTCCATAAACCGAGCAGGATTATACAATGATGCACTAGCGTCGATTGCTGCTACTGAAAAATCATTTATTACATGGGATAATATTGTTAATTATAGCAAGAGTATTAATGATCATGCTTTCACACTTACTGCACTGACATCTTGGACACAGTCTAAATTCAGAAGCTCATACAGCGAGGGTTCTGGACAATTAATTCCCAGTCAACTTTGGCACAACCTATCTGCAAACGCAAAAAGCTCTTATGTAATTCGCTCCGGGTATGTACAAAGCCAGACCTTCTCATATGCTGCTAGATTAAATTACAGCTATCTGGGTAAATACTTGCTTACCTTATCTAATAGATGGGATGGAGCATCCAGATTGGCCGAAGGTCATAAATGGGCAGCATTCCCTTCTGCGGCTTTTGCTTGGCGTATCATTGACGAAGGTTGGTTTAGTGCCTCCAAGAATCTTAACGAATTAAAATTGCGCATCAGCTGGGGTATGACCGGTAATTCTGGTATTAGCGAATACGGTACGCAATCATATCTGAATGCATTGAGCAATTCAGCATTCCAGGACAGGGGATATACCTATTATGTATATAGTGAGTTTTTAGGAAATGTGGATCTAGGTTGGGAAAAATCAGCATCTACTAACATCGGTCTTGATTTTGGCTTTTTTGATAACAGATTGTATGGTAGCTTAGATTTTTATAATACAAAGACCACCGATATTTTGCTGCCCCGTACATTGCCTACATCATTAGGAAGTGGTAATAATACACCATTTAAAATTTACCAGAATATAGGTGCTACTAATAACCGTGGTTTGGAGCTTAGCTTGAATAGTGTAAACATTAAGAATAAAAACTTCACCTGGACCACCAATCTAACCTTTGCAATGAATAAGGAAAAGATTGTGAATCTGATTGACGGTAGAGATATCATTGGAGCTGTAACTCGGGAGACAGAGTCGCTGCTCATTGGTAGACCACTTAATTCTTTCTATACATTTAAGCGCTTAGGTATATGGCAATTGGATGAGGCGGAAGAGGCTGCTAAATATTTTAAAGATGCAGCCAAAACGCAACCTTTTAAGCCAGGTGATATAAAATTAGCAGATTTGAATGGTGATTATATTATCGATGAGGTAAACGATGTGCAATACATCGGTACTACGTCTCCCAAATGGACCGGCGGTTTGAACAATACATTTAAATATAAAAACTTTGACCTTACCGTTTACATTATCAGCCGCTGGGGCCATATGATGGCGTATGATTTTACAGCTTCATATGATCCACAAGGAAGAGGTAATCATCCGGCTTATTTAAACTACTGGACACCGGAAAATCCATCAAATGATTTCCCAAGACCAGACCTCACCAACTTCTATAACTACAGAGGTTATCAGGCATTGAATTATGTAGATGCTTCTTATGTGAAATTGAAAACAGTATCCTTAGGGTACAGCTTCCCACGTGCATTATTAAATAAGTGGGGAATGTCTGATCTAAGAGTATATGCTTCGGCTAATAACCTTTATACCATCGCCAGAAGCCATTTAGTGAAGGATTACGATCCGGAAAGAGGAGGATCGGCTAAGTCGCCTTTACAGCGTCAGTTTGTCTTCGGATTAAACTTCAGCTTCTAA
- the rpoE_3 gene encoding ECF RNA polymerase sigma factor RpoE — translation MLNEQYILNLRNSISKTSDEAAYKKLFYHFYPLLRRFAYNLLGNAEVAEEIVSDVFLKIWAIRDKLTLVKDLKLYLFKSVKNACINYLKSAAHKYSKSTNFIEETAKLYPSPESEYIYAELHQIIRSAINKLPAKRQLVFRLVKEYGLTYNQVSEVMQISQNTIETHMRHALKKIKHALDKYQNIDK, via the coding sequence TTGCTAAACGAACAATACATATTAAATCTGCGAAACAGTATTAGCAAAACATCTGATGAAGCGGCATATAAAAAACTATTCTATCACTTTTATCCGCTTCTAAGACGCTTTGCTTATAATTTATTGGGAAATGCTGAGGTTGCAGAGGAAATTGTGTCTGATGTTTTCTTGAAGATTTGGGCCATTAGAGATAAGCTTACCCTAGTAAAGGATTTGAAGTTGTATCTTTTCAAATCTGTTAAGAACGCTTGTATTAATTATCTGAAAAGTGCTGCTCACAAATACAGTAAGAGTACTAATTTTATTGAGGAAACAGCTAAGCTGTACCCTTCGCCAGAATCGGAGTATATCTATGCCGAATTGCATCAAATTATCCGAAGTGCCATAAACAAATTACCCGCAAAACGTCAGCTTGTTTTCCGTCTCGTTAAAGAATATGGCCTTACCTATAATCAGGTAAGCGAAGTGATGCAAATTTCTCAGAATACCATAGAAACACATATGCGTCATGCTTTAAAGAAAATAAAGCATGCTTTGGATAAATATCAGAACATAGATAAATAA